In one Rutidosis leptorrhynchoides isolate AG116_Rl617_1_P2 chromosome 8, CSIRO_AGI_Rlap_v1, whole genome shotgun sequence genomic region, the following are encoded:
- the LOC139862354 gene encoding xyloglucan galactosyltransferase XLT2-like, whose protein sequence is MFILKKSSFINKVFYSIHSQITSHPLVSLFIFSIFIIQILLLSTHYSLHTRQPVAVVVSSPPPSVAVCEDGNIYVYELPNMFNSDLITPCGNLDLDPWHWQCGVATNGGYGTTASELTGIIPASLVETWHRTNQFSSEIIFHNRIMRHECKTLEPESATAFYIPFYGGLAVGKYLFSESTNEERDFHGVKLIEWVQSQPYWNKSNGSDHFLVLGRITWDFRRLTDPEKKWGSKFLNMPEMENLTRLTIERAPGDYHDIGIPYPTGFHPLSVNDIQTWQNFVRAYNRTSLFTFVGAARDDIGDDIRGLLLRTCRNESLSRSGESNSKYPSGTCRVVDCAVTLCANGSSAIMETLLGSEFCLQPRGDSFTRRSVFDCMIAGSVPVLFWTRTMYDQYEWYLPDEPESYSVFIDHDDVSSGKISVRDVLESYSKEQVRKKRESVIEIIPKIVYSDGGMKDAFEIAIDGVLRRFKEERDQRRGETAIDVVRD, encoded by the exons ATGTTCATTTTAAaaaaatccagcttcataaacaaaGTTTTTTACTCCATACACTCTCAAATTACTTCACACCCACTAGTTTCCCTCTTCATATTCTCAATATTCATCATCCAAATCCTCCTACTCTCTACACACTACTCCCTTCACACGCGTCAGCCGGTGGCAGTAGTGGTTTCATCACCACCACCGTCGGTTGCTGTATGTGAAGACGGAAACATTTACGTCTATGAACTCCCAAACATGTTCAACTCGGATTTAATAACTCCGTGTGGAAATTTAGATTTAGATCCCTGGCACTGGCAGTGTGGCGTAGCAACTAATGGCGGCTACGGAACAACTGCCAGTGAGCTGACCGGGATAATTCCGGCCAGCTTAGTTGAAACTTGGCATCGCACGAATCAATTTTCATCCGAAATTATTTTTCATAATAGGATCATGAGACACGAATGCAAGACATTAGAGCCAGAATCAGCTACAGCATTCTACATACCTTTTTACGGTGGACTTGCGGTAGGAAAATATCTGTTTTCTGAAAGTACTAACGAAGAACGTGATTTTCATGGTGTGAAATTAATAGAGTGGGTCCAATCACAACCATACTGGAACAAATCCAACGGCTCTGATCATTTTCTGGTTTTAGGACGGATCACATGGGATTTTCGTCGGTTAACCGACCCGGAAAAGAAATGGGGGTCCAAGTTTTTAAATATGCCCGAAATGGAAAATCTAACGCGACTCACTATCGAGAGAGCGCCTGGTGACTACCATGACATCGGTATACCTTACCCCACCGGATTTCACCCTCTTTCGGTTAACGATATTCAAACGTGGCAAAACTTTGTTCGAGCTTACAACCGAACCAGCCTTTTTACCTTCGTGGGTGCAGCTCGTGATGATATCGGTGATGATATCAGAGGATTATTGTTGCGAACATGCCGGAATGAGTCACTGAGTAGAAGTGGCGAATCTAACTCTaaat ATCCATCGGGTACTTGTCGAGTGGTGGATTGTGCAGTGACTCTTTGCGCTAATGGAAGCTCGGCGATAATGGAGACGTTATTAGGGTCCGAATTCTGTTTGCAACCAAGAGGTGATAGTTTCACTAGACGTTCTGTTTTTGATTGCATGATTGCGGGTTCAGTGCCAGTTTTGTTTTGGACTAGGACAATGTACGATCAATATGAATGGTACTTGCCTGATGAACCGGAGAGTTACTCGGTTTTTATAGATCATGATGACGTTTCAAGTGGAAAGATATCAGTAAGGGATGTATTGGAGAGTTATAGCAAGGAACAAGTGCGAAAGAAGAGGGAAAGTGTTATCGAAATTATACCGAAAATTGTGTATAGTGATGGCGGAAT